Proteins found in one Plasmodium malariae genome assembly, chromosome: 13 genomic segment:
- the PmUG01_13020100 gene encoding syntaxin, Qa-SNARE family, putative yields the protein MSYKNYERAKITYVEEGKEDNNEKKIKDNILLIKKNMIYAEENLENLKNNLISKRIIEALHEEIQQIYVKVIETENLFREWEIKFAENPFEKQKKKYIFEKLNIHFKNEVNKLENISVNVKKAANELPNIENGEMHYNNNINNISLNKKKNNKFVSSDFANDNFILNLEKSYVNNDDFIESSNLYDYELDQFNENDLLIEHEIANERFEGIKKIQGQVVQAQEVFKDLANLVFTQKENIEILNNNVYDTNVNAFNSAKELKKTYHNVKQQKFTWCLAAITLVIFIYFIYFKLLHFSIFG from the coding sequence ATGTCATATAAGAATTATGAAAGGGCAAAGATTACATACGTAGAGGAAGGAAAAGAAGacaataatgaaaagaaaattaaagataatatattgcttattaaaaaaaatatgatatatgcagaagaaaatttagaaaacttaaaaaacaatttaataTCAAAAAGAATTATAGAAGCATTACATGAAGAAATACAACAAATTTATGTTAAAGTAATCGAGacagaaaatttatttcgtGAATGGGAAATAAAATTTGCTGAAAATCCTTTtgaaaagcaaaaaaaaaagtatatttttgaaaagttaaatatacattttaaaaatgaagtaaataaattagaaaatatatctGTGAATGTAAAAAAAGCAGCTAATGAATTACCAAATATTGAAAATGGTGAGAtgcattataataataacataaataacatttctttaaataaaaagaaaaataataaatttgtttcCAGTGATTTTGCcaatgataattttattttaaatttagagAAAAGTTATGTAAATAATGATGATTTTATTGAATCTTCGAATTTATATGATTATGAATTAGAtcaatttaatgaaaatgatCTTTTAATTGAACATGAAATAGCTAATGAAAGATTTGagggaattaaaaaaatacaaggCCAAGTGGTACAAGCACAAGAAGTTTTCAAGGATTTAGCTAATCTTGTTTTTActcaaaaagaaaatattgaaatcttgaataataatgtatatgaTACTAATGTAAATGCCTTTAATAGCGCAAAGGAACTAAAGAAAACATATCATAATGTGAAGCAACAGAAATTCACTTGGTGTCTAGCCGCTATAACgttagtaatatttatttattttatttattttaagttattacatttttcaatatttggCTAA